A genomic window from Juglans regia cultivar Chandler unplaced genomic scaffold, Walnut 2.0 Scaffold_20299, whole genome shotgun sequence includes:
- the LOC118345282 gene encoding wall-associated receptor kinase 5-like, giving the protein SVETTKIFSAEELKKATNNYHENLIIGEGGFGIVYKGFLSDNRVVAIKKSKLVDKSQIEQFVNEVLLLSQINHRNVVKLLGCCLETEVPLLVYEFISQGTLFEHIHHKDRSLRISWEARLKIAAETAEALSYLHSAASPPIIHRDVKSSNILLDDNYTAKVSDFGASRLIPLDQIEVFTLMQGTLGYLDPEYMQTSQLTEKSDVYSFGVILIEILTGEKALSFDRPEEERSLAMHFLSAIKVDRLFEVLEQNLGTKRNEKQLKEVANLARRCIKLKGEDRPTMKELAAELEGLRKIDKHSWVNVGSNSEEREYLLGETSGSYTYDVAIKSSVVYDSMKDHTMVAFDGGR; this is encoded by the coding sequence TCAGTTGAAACAACCAAGATTTTTAGTGCAGAAGAACTCAAAAAGGCCACCAACAATTATCATGAGAATCTAATCATTGGTGAAGGTGGATTTGGCATAGTTTATAAAGGATTTTTATCCGATAATAGAGTTGTGGCAATCAAGAAGTCCAAACTTGTGGATAAGAGCCAAATTGAGCAATTTGTCAACGAGGTGCTTTTACTTTCTCAAATTAACCATAGAAATGTTGTCAAACTCCTGGGTTGTTGTTTGGAGACAGAAGTTCCTTTACTAGTCTATGAATTCATCTCCCAAGGCACGCTCTTCGAGCACATACATCATAAAGATAGGTCCTTACGAATTTCATGGGAGGCTCGTCTTAAGATTGCTGCAGAAACAGCGGAGGCACTATCTTATCTACACTCTGCAGCCTCTCCACCTATAATTCATAGAGATGTCAAGTCTTCAAACATATTACTAGATGATAATTACACAGCTAAAGTGTCTGATTTTGGAGCTTCAAGATTGATTCCATTAGACCAAATAGAAGTATTTACATTGATGCAAGGAACTCTTGGATACTTAGACCCTGAATATATGCAAACTAGCCAATTGACTGAGAAAAGTGATGTTTATAGCTTTGGTGTCATCCTGATAGAGATACTAACCGGAGAAAAGGCACTTTCATTTGATAGGCCGGAGGAAGAGAGAAGTCTGGCTATGCATTTTCTTTCTGCTATTAAAGTGGATAGACTATTTGAAGTTCTTGAGCAGAATCTAGGGACTAAAAGAAATGAGAAGCAGCTGAAGGAAGTGGCTAATCTTGCAAGGAGGTGCATCAAATTGAAAGGGGAAGATAGGCCTACCATGAAGGAATTAGCCGCTGAACTGGAAGGTTTAAGAAAGATTGACAAGCATTCTTGGGTTAACGTTGGTTCCAATTcagaagagagagagtactTGCTGGGGGAGACATCCGGTTCTTATACATATGATGTTGCTATTAAAAGCAGTGTTGTATATGATAGCATGAAGGACCATACGATGGTTGCCTTTGATGGTGGGAGATGA